Within Nevskiales bacterium, the genomic segment CTGACGCAGGCCGTCGCGCGGCTCAATCCCGCCCTGCCCGAGGCGGTGCGGCAGGAGGCCATCCGCAAGCTGACGCAGTCGGAACTCCCCTCATTGCTCGAAGAAAACCGCCGCCTGCACCGGCTGCTCACCGAAGGGGTGGATGTCGAGTACCACGCCGAGGACGGCACGCTGACGGCAGGCAAGGTCGCGCTGATCGACTTCGACCATCCCGAGCAGAACGACTGGTTGGCGGTGAGCCAGTTCGTGGTGATCCACGGCCCGCACAAGCGGCGGCCGGATGTGGTGATGTTCGTCAACGGCTTGCCGCTGGCGGTGATCGAGCTCAAAGCCCCGGGCAGCGCAGGGGCGCACCTCTTGGGTGCCTTCAATCAGTTGCAGACCTACAAGCAGCAGATTCCGCCGCTGTTCCACACCAACGCGCTGCTGGTCATCTCGGACGGCATGGCGGCGCGGGTGGGGTCGCTCTCGGCTGACTTCGAGCGTTTCATGCCCTGGCGCACCACCGACGGCACGGCGGTGGCTCCGAAGGAGGCGCCGGAGTTGCCGACGCTGATCGAAGGCGTGTTCGAGCGGCGGCGTTTGCTCGCGTTGCTGCGCGACTTCACCGTGTTTGGCCAGACCGGGGCGGGGCTCGTCAAGATCATCGCGGGCTATCACCAGTTTCACGCGGTGAAGAAGGCGGTGGCGCAGACGGTGCGCGCCCTGCCGCCGGTGAACGTCGTGCAGGGAGACCCGGCGCGTTACGGCCTGCCCTCGGTCAAGGATCAGCGTCCCGGCGACCGGCGGGTGGGCGTGATCTGGCACACCCAGGGCTCGGGCAAGAGCCTGCTCATGGCCTTTTACGCCGGGCTGCTGGTGAAACACCCGGCGCTGGAGAACCCGACGCTGGTGGTCATCACCGACCGCAACGACCTGGACGACCAGCTCTTTGCCACCTTTGCGATGTGCCGCGACCTGATCCGGCAAACCCCGGTGCAGGCCGAGGGGCGCGAGCACTTGAAGGAATTGCTTAATCGCGCCTCGGGCGGCGTGATCTTCACGACCCTACAGAAGTTCGGCGAAATCGACGGGCCGCTGACCCAGCGGCGCAACGTGGTGGTGATCGCCGATGAGGCACACCGCAGCCAATACGGCTTCAAGGCCAAGGTGGACGCCAAGACGGGCGAAGTCTCCTATGGCTTTGCCAAATACCTGCGCGATGCCCTGCCGAACGCCTCGTTCATTGGCTTTACCGGCATGCCCATCGAGGCGGACGACGTCAACACCCCGGCCGTGTTTGGCAATTACATCGATGTCTACGACATCAGCCGTGCCGTCGAGGATGGCGCGACCGTGCCGATCTACTACGAGTCGCGCCTGGCGCGCATCGAACTCGACGAGGACGAAAAGCCGAAGCTCGACGCCGAGATCGAGGAGATTCTGGAGGACGAGGAGGAGACGGCGCGCGAGCGCGCCAAGCAGAAGTGGGCCACTGTCGAGGCCCTGGTGGGCGCGGACAAGCGCCTGAAGCGGGTTGCGGCCGATATCGTCCAGCACTTCGAGGATCGCGTGGCGGCGCTCGATGGCAAGGCGATGGTGGTGTGCATGAGCCGCTGCATCTGCGTCAAGCTCTACGACGCCATCGTCCAACTGCGCCCGCACTGGCACAGTGACGACGACAACGCAGGCGTGGTCAAAATCGTGATGACCGGCTCGGCGAGCGATCCGCCCGACTGGCAGCGGCATATCGGCAACAAGGCGCGGCGGGATCTGCTCGCCAAGCGCGCCCGTGATCCGAACGACCCGCTCAAGCTCGTGATCGTGCGCGACATGTGGCTCACGGGCTTCGATGCGCCGTGCATGCACACGATGTACGTGGACAAGCCCATGCGTGGCCACGGCCTGATGCAGGCGATTGCGCGGGTCAACCGCGTGTTCCGCGACAAACCGGCCGGGCTGATCGTCGATTACATCGGCATCGCGCAGAACCTGAAAAACGCGCTGGCGCAGTATTCGCCGCGCGACCGCGAGCAGACCGGCGTGGACGAGGCTGAGGCCATCGCGCTGATGCTGGAAAAGATCGAAATCGTGCGCGCGATGTTCCACGGCTTCGACTATGCCAGCGCCTTGCACGGCACGCCGCAGGAGCGCCTGCAGATGATGGCCGGGGCCATCGAGTGGATCCTCGAGCGGCAGCAGCAGTGGGCCGCGCAAGAGCAGACGCAAGACGGCAAGCGCAAGGCCCACCGCCGCTACCAGGACGCTGTGCTGGTCCTCTCCAAGGCGTTCGCGCTGGCCTCCGCGTCCGATGAGGCGCGCGCCATCCGCGAGGAGGTTGGTTTCTTCCAGGCGATCCGAGCCGCGCTGGTCAAGAGCAGTACAGGCTCTGGAGTAACCCAGCAAGAGCGCGAATTGGCTATCCAGCAGATCGTTAGTCGTGCTGTGGTCTCGACCGAAATCGTGGACATCCTGGCCGCTGCGGGTATCAAGAGCCCGGACATTTCCATCCTCTCGGACGAATTCCTCGCCGAAGTGCAGCAGATGGAGAAAAAGAACCTCGCACTGGAAGCCTTGCGCAAGCTGCTGGGCGACGGTATCCGCTCGCGCGCGAAGTCCAATGTCGTGCAAACCAAAGCCTTCTCGCAGCGGCTGGAGGATGCGGTGGCGCGCTACCACGCCAACGCCATCACCACCGCCGAGGTACTGCAGGAGCTGATCGCGCTGGCCAAGGACATCCGTGCTGCCCGGCAGCGTGGCGAAGAGTCCGGCCTGTCCGACGAAGAAATCGCCTTCTACGACGCGTTGGCCGAAAACGAGAGCGCCGTACAGGTGATGGGGGATGAAAAGCTGCGCGTCATCGCCCACGAGCTGCTCGTCAGCCTGCGCGAGAATGTGACGGTCGATTGGGCGCACCTGCAATCCGCCCGCGCCCGCATGCGCGTGCTGGTCAAGCGCATCCTGCGCAAGTACGGCTACCCGCCCGATCTGCAGGACGCGGCGGTGCAGCAGGTGTTGCAGCAGGCCGAGGCGTTGTCGTCTGGGTGGTCGGTTGGGGCCTCCGGCCGAGGGGGAGCACATGGCTAATCACCAATCGATTCTTGGGCGCGAAATCGCCAGGATGGAGGCGGAACGCTCCTCTTGGCGTCAGACATTGGCTCAAACGAACACTGTCGCCAAGCTGGCGATGGGGCCTGTACTGGGCTCAGACGACTGGCTTGCCAAAGAGATAAAGGCGCTGCAATCCCCGGCAATGAAGTTCGCGCAGCAGTATCAAGACCTTATTAGTGCCAGCTCGTCGGCGATGCAAGCCATCAAGGCTTGGCAGGAGGCTGAACGGGTTCAGCTTGGACAAATGCAACGGATGCTTGATCCTCTGGCCGACATCCGCAAGAGCTTTTTGGTAGACAACACGACTCAGAAATTCATCAAGGAGTTAACGGCAGCCAGTTCTATCCACGGCCGCATCAAGCAACTGGTAGATCAGACCACTGGGATCGGGTCAATAGCCAAGATGCTTGCACAGCAGGCCGACGAGTCGCGGGAACAGCACAGGCGAATACTCGATAGCGTGACCGGTGCCAGCAGCATCCAGGGTTATCTCAAGGAATTTGAGGCCGTCAACAAGCAGTGGATGGTGCCCAGCGAGGTGTTGGGCATAGTTGCTTCGTTCAAGGAAATTCAGGAACAGCTCGGCAGAGTTGCTTTGCCGACCATCGACTGGGGATCTGCTGGCGCTTTGGCGATGATCTTGGGGGCAGAAGGTATCAAGGAGCAGTTAGCACTGCTTGGCATCGGACCTGACGGGGCGATGCACCTGCCCGATGAAATTCCTGAAAAAGGCATTCTCAGCCGGAAGCAGTCCGATACCGTGGCTCTCGTGAGCCTGCTCCTATCAATCCTGTTCTTCATTTATCAGGAAGGTTTGAATCAGCAGGACAAGGCCAAGACCGAGGCATTTCAGGCGCAGACGACGACCACATTGCAGGTTCAAGCCCAACAGATACAAAACCTGACGATCCTCATTGGACACGCGCTGGCGCAAGCCGCTCGTCAACCCGAGGAACGTTTTGTTGTACGTGGGCGACCGGCAACGGTGAGAGCAGAACCTGAACACGGGTCACCCGTGGAAGGCAAACTCCTTCCCAACGAGGTCGTGCGTGCCCTTGAACGCAAGGGGCGCTGGGTCGAGATAGAGTATTACCACTGGCTGCACGAGGAGTACCGCACCGGCTGGGTGCTGAAGCATTACTTGGAGCGTGTCCCTGCAAGCTATTCGAAAAACGACAAAAATAGCGGCGAGTGTGCAAGCCGACTTTGACCAAGGCGGTAGCGACACAGGCATACGCTTCACAGTCACTCCGAGATTACGTTCATTTCTCCTACCCACTTCTGCAACGCTCTCAGTTGCTCGGCGTTCTCGTGGCAGGTCTGGTAGTTGGTGGCGACAGTTCCGACGACGGCAGAGAGCGCAAGGCCTTTGGCGGCCGCATCAGCATCTCGGGCGGGCTCGGGCAGTTCCCCGGCGGCGGCAGCGTCGTGCAGGCGCACAAAGCCACGGTCGATAGTGCAAGCTGCATCGGCTTGAACGGGCACATAGACGGGAACCTCCTTGATGATGCTGTCGCCCTTCTCACGGACGACGCGGACGCGATCGACGTACTTTGTGACGACCTTGACGGTGGCTTGCGCCTGCCGCTCGCGGCTGGCGGCGACTTGCAGGGTTTGCTGCTGGACGGCGGCATCCCATTGCGCTTGAACGTGATTCGCACCCATGATCCAGCCGAAGCTGACCAGGGCGACGCCGAGCGCCGTGAGAGAGGTGGCCCCAAAAAACTGGACAGAGGGATAAGTGATAGCCTTGTTTTCACAACCGACCGCGGCGGCGGTCTTGAAAGGGAGCAAGGGCATGGCAAGAAGGAAACGGCGGAACCACTCGCCGGCATTCAAGGCGCAGGTGGCACTGGCGGCGATGAAAGGAGACCGGAGGCTGGCCGAGTTGGCCCAGCAGTACGACATTCACCCGAACCAGATCACGGACTGGAAGACGCAGCTCTTGGCACGAGCAGCCCAGGTCTTCGACGGGCCGAAGCCCGAGCCGGGGCCGGATCTCAAGGAGTTGCACGCCAAGATCGGGCAGCTGACGCTGGAAAACGATTTTTTAGAAAGTGCGCTCATCAAGGCGGGACGGCTGAGCGCAAGGCGATGATTGACCGCACCCACGACCTGCCGGTGACCCGGCAATGCGAGATTCTGGCCCTGCCGCGCTCGACGGCCTACTACCGGCCCGCGCCGGAATCGGCCGAGAACCTGGCGCTGATGCGCCGGATCGACGAACTGCATCTGGAGTTTCCGTTTGCCGGCGCCCGCATGCTGCGCGACCTGCTGCGGCAGGAGGGCGTCCGGGCAGGCCGGAAAAGGATTGCCCGACTGATGGCCAAGATGGGCATCGAGGCGCTCTACCGGAAACCCAATACCAGCCAGAAAGGGCCGGGGCACAAGATCTACCCGTACCTGCTGCGGGGCCTCACTATCGACCGGCCGAACCAGGTCTGGGCGGCGGACATCACCACCATTCCGATGCGCCGGGGCTTCGTCTATCTGGTTGCCGTGGTCGATTGGTTCAGCCGCAAGGTACTGAGTTGGCGGGTGTCGAACACGCTGACCACGGATTTCTGTCTGGATGCGGTCAGGGAAGCGATCCACCGCTACGGCCGGCCTGCCATCTTCAACACCGACCAGGGCAGCCAATTTACCAGCACCGACTTCACGACGCTGCTCAAGGAAAACGGGATCAGGATCAGCATGGACGGCAAGGGCTGCTGGCGCGACAACGTCTTCGTCGCGCTGTATAACACCCGCCGGCCGCACAGCCGTTTCGACGGCATACCGCCGGATCAGGCCTACTTTGGCAACCTGCCGCAGATGAGAACGGCAGCATGAGCTATCATCGGTTACCCACCGCGCCGCTCGCCTCCCGCCATAGAGGGGCGGGCGGCGGCGCCGTGGATAACCGGCATCCGCAAGGCTCCACTTATCTCCGCCCAATTCCTGTCCAATCAAATGGGGCCACCTCTTCGAGCGCGGCTTCCGCGTGCTCAAGTCCGACATCGAGATCGCCCCGGTATTCCACCGCCTGCCCGAGCGCATCAAGGCGCACGCGCTGATCTGCTTCCTCGCGCTGGTGCTGCGCCGGGTGCTGCGCCTGCAGCTCAAGGACGCCAATAGTCCCTACTCGCCGCAGCGCGTGCTGCAGATCGCACAGCGCATCCAGTTCCATCAGGTCACCGTGCCGGGCAAGGGGCAGGCTTGCGGCATCAGCGAGCTCGATCCCGTTCAGCGCGAGATCTTCGAGGCCTTGAAGCTCGAGGTGCCCACCAGGACAAGGCTGGAAACCGCGCTGTAGTGCCAAAATGCGACCAATGATTTCATTTAAATCAATCACTTACGCGATTTGGTGTCGAGCTTCGGTGGCCTAAAAGGACTTCCCCCGCGCACACTGGCTGCAGATCCACTCGACCAACCCGCTGGAGCGCCAGAACGCCGAAATCAAGCGCAGAATTGACGTCGTGGGCATCTTCCCCAACGAGCGCGCCGTCACGCGGTTGATCGGCGCCATCTTGCTCGAGCAAAACGACGAGTGGACCCTGCAGCGCCGCTACATGCAGCTCGAGGGCCTGCAGTGCCTCAGCGATACTGCACAGCCTCGGCTGTCTGCTGTGCAGCGCTGAGACCCGCGTGCACCTCGGCCCTTCCGGGCTGTGGACCTACACCACGCGTTTGGACACGATCAGGATGGCCGCCGCTGCGCAGCAAGCCGCTACGGGTTACGCCCTACGGGCTCCACCCTGCGCGCCTTGCTGCGCACTGAAGGACTTACACCACTTCCTGGGACACGATCCTCCTGCTCACTTCAATCTAGGCTGAACGATGATTTTCACCGCTGATTCATTGTTGTGGATCAGCCTATCGAAGCCTTGCGAAATCAGGTCATCCAGTTGAATGCGCTGGGTGATGAACGGCTCCAGATTGATCTTGCCTTCTTCCACCAGCTTGATGGTTTCCTGATGGTCGTTGCAATACGCGATCGTGCCGCGCACGTCCAGTTCCTTCATGACCGCGCTGTGT encodes:
- a CDS encoding type I restriction endonuclease subunit R, with translation MAFLSEADVESALLEQLASLGYAVERDEAIGPDGPRPERERYGDAVLLARLTQAVARLNPALPEAVRQEAIRKLTQSELPSLLEENRRLHRLLTEGVDVEYHAEDGTLTAGKVALIDFDHPEQNDWLAVSQFVVIHGPHKRRPDVVMFVNGLPLAVIELKAPGSAGAHLLGAFNQLQTYKQQIPPLFHTNALLVISDGMAARVGSLSADFERFMPWRTTDGTAVAPKEAPELPTLIEGVFERRRLLALLRDFTVFGQTGAGLVKIIAGYHQFHAVKKAVAQTVRALPPVNVVQGDPARYGLPSVKDQRPGDRRVGVIWHTQGSGKSLLMAFYAGLLVKHPALENPTLVVITDRNDLDDQLFATFAMCRDLIRQTPVQAEGREHLKELLNRASGGVIFTTLQKFGEIDGPLTQRRNVVVIADEAHRSQYGFKAKVDAKTGEVSYGFAKYLRDALPNASFIGFTGMPIEADDVNTPAVFGNYIDVYDISRAVEDGATVPIYYESRLARIELDEDEKPKLDAEIEEILEDEEETARERAKQKWATVEALVGADKRLKRVAADIVQHFEDRVAALDGKAMVVCMSRCICVKLYDAIVQLRPHWHSDDDNAGVVKIVMTGSASDPPDWQRHIGNKARRDLLAKRARDPNDPLKLVIVRDMWLTGFDAPCMHTMYVDKPMRGHGLMQAIARVNRVFRDKPAGLIVDYIGIAQNLKNALAQYSPRDREQTGVDEAEAIALMLEKIEIVRAMFHGFDYASALHGTPQERLQMMAGAIEWILERQQQWAAQEQTQDGKRKAHRRYQDAVLVLSKAFALASASDEARAIREEVGFFQAIRAALVKSSTGSGVTQQERELAIQQIVSRAVVSTEIVDILAAAGIKSPDISILSDEFLAEVQQMEKKNLALEALRKLLGDGIRSRAKSNVVQTKAFSQRLEDAVARYHANAITTAEVLQELIALAKDIRAARQRGEESGLSDEEIAFYDALAENESAVQVMGDEKLRVIAHELLVSLRENVTVDWAHLQSARARMRVLVKRILRKYGYPPDLQDAAVQQVLQQAEALSSGWSVGASGRGGAHG
- a CDS encoding SH3 domain-containing protein, producing the protein MANHQSILGREIARMEAERSSWRQTLAQTNTVAKLAMGPVLGSDDWLAKEIKALQSPAMKFAQQYQDLISASSSAMQAIKAWQEAERVQLGQMQRMLDPLADIRKSFLVDNTTQKFIKELTAASSIHGRIKQLVDQTTGIGSIAKMLAQQADESREQHRRILDSVTGASSIQGYLKEFEAVNKQWMVPSEVLGIVASFKEIQEQLGRVALPTIDWGSAGALAMILGAEGIKEQLALLGIGPDGAMHLPDEIPEKGILSRKQSDTVALVSLLLSILFFIYQEGLNQQDKAKTEAFQAQTTTTLQVQAQQIQNLTILIGHALAQAARQPEERFVVRGRPATVRAEPEHGSPVEGKLLPNEVVRALERKGRWVEIEYYHWLHEEYRTGWVLKHYLERVPASYSKNDKNSGECASRL
- a CDS encoding IS3 family transposase (programmed frameshift), which gives rise to MARRKRRNHSPAFKAQVALAAMKGDRRLAELAQQYDIHPNQITDWKTQLLARAAQVFDGPKPEPGPDLKELHAKIGQLTLENGFFRKCAHQGGTAERKAMIDRTHDLPVTRQCEILALPRSTAYYRPAPESAENLALMRRIDELHLEFPFAGARMLRDLLRQEGVRAGRKRIARLMAKMGIEALYRKPNTSQKGPGHKIYPYLLRGLTIDRPNQVWAADITTIPMRRGFVYLVAVVDWFSRKVLSWRVSNTLTTDFCLDAVREAIHRYGRPAIFNTDQGSQFTSTDFTTLLKENGIRISMDGKGCWRDNVFVALYNTRRPHSRFDGIPPDQAYFGNLPQMRTAA